The Rhododendron vialii isolate Sample 1 chromosome 6a, ASM3025357v1 genome includes a window with the following:
- the LOC131328545 gene encoding uncharacterized protein LOC131328545 has protein sequence MPPKCNNKRGGAGNRGARGRGRGRGREEPLEDEVSQHGEALHGDAELGARLNPRVRNVQNPLARDIVAALAAANLLQPPPRENADNRALVAMREFCRLNPPLFDGASSDPLVADHWLAQICKNFTAFKIIEDDLRVSIVAVQLVGEASKWWESILESRKDARRAARTAAQVNEPDVENMTWAKFETLFEDQYFPESSRDQLRDQFEKLVQGNMTVSENAMKFQSLSRFALELVATEERKCRRFEKGLHNIVRRMVTVQRKTKYAEVVECARSIEIPREAQRNRGVWESRQPTVNASSLGTFGSQGRKRSRETSFATQNFRSKECYVCGEFSHLAKDCPRRVRSARSESGSVQQPGSGHGFDQQSFRGTQRHQQPHIRQTTIVQGSQNERGACFEFFGERRESLEPYLCGSRERESIYSLLASLTLDEDVSARGELPLVVCDFPDVFPEELLGLPPEREVEFTIELLPGTAPISVPPYRFAPAELRELKVQLQELEDLGFIRPSTSPWGAPALFAQKKDGSLRLCIDYRKLNRVTVKNKYPMPRIDDLFDQLWGATCFSKIDLRSGYHQLRVRREDIPKTAFRTRYGHYEFVVMPFGLTNAPATFMDLMNRIFRAYLDCFVVVFVDDILIYSPSVEEHQYHLTIVLELLREHRLYAKLSKCEFWLSEVKFLGHVVSNGGVSVDPGKVESVMNWQQPKNVFEIRSFLGLAGYYRGFVQDFSRLAAPMTRLTRKGTRFVWSDTCETAFEELKKRLTTAPVFIMPERGVGYSVYCDASKEELGCVLMQSGRVMAYGSRQLKTHERNYPSHDLELAAVVFALESWCHYLYGERFEVFSDHKSLKYLFSQKKLNLRQRR, from the exons ATGCCTCCGAAATGCAACAATAAGCGGGGTGGAGCTGGAAATAGGGGTGCTcgtggccgtggtcgtggccgtggccGTGAGGAACCGTTAGAAGACGAGGTTAGCCAGCATGGGGAAGCTTTGCATGGGGATGCAGAATTGGGGGCCAGGCTAAATCCGAGGGTGCGGAATGTTCAGAACCCTCTTGCTAGGGATATTGTTGCGGCACTTGCAGCCGCTAACCTTTTGCAACCTCCTCCTAGGGAGAATGCGGACAATCGGGCCTTAGTAGCTATGCGAGAATTCTGTCGTCTAAATCCACCTTTGTTTGACGGGGCTAGTAGCGACCCTCTCGTGGCCGACCACTGGTTGGCACAAATCTGTAAGAACTTCACTGCTTTTAAGATTATTGAAGATGACCTACGGGTGAGTATCGTGGCCGTTCAACTTGTCGGAGAGGCCAGTAAGTGGTGGGAGTCTATTTTGGAGAGTAGGAAGGATGCGAGGAGGGCGGCTaggaccgcggctcaagtaAATGAGCCGGATGTGGAGAATATGACATGGGCCAAGTTTGAAACACTTTTTGAGGATCAATACTTTCCGGAGTCCTCCCGTGATCAGCTGAGGGATCAATTCGAGAAGCTTGTGCAAGGTAATATGACCGTTTCTGAAAACGCGATGAAGTTCCAATCCTTGTCACGATTCGCTCTAGAGTTAGTGGCTACCGAGGAGAGAAAGTGCAGACGTTTTGAGAAGGGGTTACATAACATTGTGAGGAGGATGGTAACGGTGCAACGGAAGACAAAGTACGCTGAGGTTGTTGAGTGTGCAAGGAGTATTGAGATACCAAGGGAAGCACAGAGGAATAGAGGAGTTTGGGAATCAAGGCAACCAACCGTTAATGCTAGTTCTTTGGGGACTTTTGGGAGTCAGGGGAGGAAGCGATCACGGGAAACATCTTTTGCAACTCAGA ATTTTCGGTCGAAGGAGTGTTATGTGTGTGGAGAGTTTAGCCATCTAGCCAAGGATTGTCCTCGTAGAGTGAGAAGTGCTCGTAGTGAGTCGGGTTCTGTGCAGCAGCCGGGGTCAGGGCATGGGTTTGACCAGCAGTCATTCAGGGGTACACAGAGACATCAACAACCACATATCCGTCAGACCACCATCGTTCAGGGCTCTCAGAATGAAAGGggtgcttgttttgagttctttggggAACGTCGGGAATCGTTGGAGCCGTATCTGTGTGGGTCTCGAGAGCGGGAGTCCATTTATTCTCTGTTGGCGAGTTTGACCCTAGATGAGGATGTGTCTGCGCGTGGGGAGTTGCCCCTCGTTGTTTGCGATTTCCCGGATGTGTTTCCGGAGGAGTTACTCGGTCTACCTCctgagagagaagttgaatttACTATCGAGTTACTTCCTGGTACCGCACCAATCTCCGTACCACCTTATCGTTTTGCTCCCGCCGAACTTAGGGAATTAAAGGTCCAGTTGCAGGAATTAGAAGATTTAGGGTTTATTCGTCCGAGCACATCTCCGTGGGGGGCACCGGCACTTTTTGCGCAGAAGAAAGATGGTTCACTTCGTTTGTGTATTGATTACCGTAAGCTCAACCGTGTCACcgttaagaataagtatccAATGCCTAGAATCGACGACTTATTTGATCAACTTTGGGGTGCGACTTGTTTCTCAAAAAtcgatttgaggtccggttatcatCAATTAAGAGTCCGAAGAGAGGATATTCCGAAAACCGCCTTTCGTACACGCTATGGTCATTACGAGTTTGTagttatgccttttgggttgacGAATGCGCCGGCTACTTTCATGGACTTAATGAACCGTATCTTCCGTGCTTACCTTGATTGCTTCGTGGTCGTTTTTGTAGACGACATTCTCATATACTCACCTTCGGTGGAGGAACACCAATATCATCTCACTattgttcttgaactcttgagagagcatCGTTTGTATGCTaagcttagtaagtgtgagttttggttatccgaagtcaaatttttgggtcacgtGGTTTCAAATGGTGGAGTGTCCGTTGATCCGGGAAAGGTAGAGTCCGTTATGAATTGGCAGCAACCGAAAAATGTGTTCgagattcgtagtttcttgggtttggcaGGGTATTATCGCGGTTTTGTCCAAGACTTTTCGCGTCTAGCGGCACCTATGACTAGGTTGACACGGAAAGGGACacgttttgtttggagtgacaCGTGTGAGACGGCTTTTGAGGAGTTAAAGAAGCGATTAACGACTGCGCCAGTTTTTATTATGCCcgaacgtggagttggctactccgtTTATTGTGACGCTTCGAAAGAAGAGCTTGGGTGCGTTTTGATGCAATCGGGGCGAGTAATGGCATATGGATCACGAcaattgaaaactcacgagcggAATTATCCTTCGCACgacttagaacttgcggccgtTGTATTTGCGTTGGAGAGTTGGTGTCATTACTTGTACGGTGAGAGATTCGAGGTCTTTTCTGATCATAAGAGTTTGAAATACCTATTCTCCCAAAAAAAGCTTAACTTACGACAACGACGTTAG
- the LOC131329936 gene encoding rust resistance kinase Lr10-like: MTKNKLMVLFFFFFFLLLSGVGAQADDRDRGDECLPTSCGDEGPEIRFPFWLKDHQPDRCGYGPDFALTCSPANNETLLDNPFSVKVVVESIDYHCQYVWYELSGDYALHQKNLSLIFDTSAFSPFQLLSNIGPGYDVFSCRIDLEYPYDALCEYSVFSCLSSLEDTFDMYEEYTPLPCLSRQGQNLYLLNSDYLIRRNLLKNCKNIDTIPSIPCLDLLETGYNYGCSGGRSAWSEPSCGKCEEQGQYCRLSSSNNSKKHETECFGTIPQTDITNYHMPPRGEKKSPLVKGLIPPGVFLLVVFVIATYFAHRSDILKKEDQLKVERFLENYRALKPTRYTYVEIKKITHNLKDKLGQGGYGTVFKGELSDEVPIAAKILDSFTGNGDNFINEVGTIGMIHHVNVVRLVGYCADGYKKALVYEYMPNDCPEKVISSDHKKASLGWEKLQDIALGIAKGIDYLHQGCDQRILHFDIKPHNILLDKNFIPKISDFGLAKLCSKEQSIVSMTAARGTVGYIAPEVFSRNFSNVSHKSDVYSFGMLLLEMVGGRKKNIDVRAEENSDEVYFPEWIYNRLNREEVNNNEVEEGGDAKIVKKLTVVGLWCIQWYPGDRPSMKAVVQMLEGDGKTLAMPPNPFSTTSQSITRGNMGGRHFSSVLEIISESD; the protein is encoded by the exons ATGACTAAGAACAAACTGATggtcttattcttcttcttcttcttcttgttgctgTCAGGGGTTGGAGCCCAAGCAGACGATCGTGATCGTGGCGATGAGTGCCTGCCCACAAGCTGCGGAGACGAGGGCCCAGAAATCCGGTTCCCGTTCTGGCTAAAGGATCATCAACCGGACCGTTGTGGCTATGGGCCAGACTTCGCTCTTACCTGCTCTCCGGCCAACAACGAAACCCTGCTTGATAACCCATTTTCTGTCAAGGTGGTGGTCGAATCCATCGATTACCATTGTCAGTATGTATGGTACGAACTCTCCGGTGATTATGCTCTGCATCAGAAAAACCTAAGCCTAATATTCGACACATCTGCCTTCAGTCCATTCCAATTGTTGTCCAACATTGGCCCTGGATACGACGTATTCAGTTGTCGCATCGACTTGGAATATCCATATGACGCTCTCTGTGAATACTCCGTATTCAGTTGTCTCTCCTCCTTGGAAGATACATTTGACATGTATGAAGAATATACACCACTCCCATGCCTCAGccgccaaggtcaaaatctctACTTGCTGAATTCGGATTATTTGATCAGGCGAAACCTGTTGAAGAATTGCAAAAATATTGATACCATTCCATCAATTCCATGTCTAGATCTGCTCGAAACAGGGTACAATTATGGTTGCTCCGGGGGCCGGTCAGCCTGGTCGGAACCTAGTTGTGGCAAATGTGAAGAACAAGGCCAGTACTGCAGATTGAGTAGTAGCAATAACAGCAAGAAGCATGAAACCGAATGCTTTGGCACTATTCCACAAACTGACATCACTAATTATCATATGCCACCAAGAG GTGAAAAAAAGAGCCCACTTGTTAAAG GTCTCATCCCTCCTGgcgtttttcttcttgttgtatTTGTCATAGCTACATATTTTGCCCACAGATCTGACATTTTAAAGAAAGAGGATCAATTAAAGGTTGAAAGATTTTTAGAGAACTACAGAGCTCTCAAGCCTACAAGATACACATATGTGGAGATAAAGAAAATTACTCATAATTTGAAGGACAAACTAGGCCAAGGAGGTTATGGAACTGTTTTCAAGGGAGAGCTCTCCGATGAGGTTCCTATTGCAGCCAAGATCCTCGACAGCTTCACAGGAAATGGTGACAACTTCATCAACGAAGTGGGAACGATAGGTATGATCCACCATGTCAATGTGGTTCGCTTGGTTGGATATTGTGCTGACGGGTATAAAAAGGCTCTTGTTTACGAGTACATGCCCAATGATTGTCCAGAGAAGGTCATATCATCTGATCATAAAAAAGCTTCACTTGGTTGGGAGAAGCTCCAAGATATTGCTCTTGGCATAGCCAAAGGAATTGATTATCTTCACCAAGGGTGTGATCAAAGAATCCTTCATTTCGATATTAAGCCTCATAACATCTTGTTAGACAAAAATTTCATCCCAAAAATCTCTGATTTTGGGCTAGCCAAGTTGTGCTCGAAAGAACAAAGCATCGTATCCATGACAGCTGCTAGAGGAACCGTGGGTTATATTGCACCAGAGGTGTTCTCTAGAAACTTCAGCAATGTGTCACACAAGTCAGATGTCTATAGTTTTGGAATGTTGTTGCTTGAAATGGTTGGAGGGAGGAAGAAGAACATTGATGTTCGTGCAGAAGAAAATAGCGATGAAGTTTACTTTCCTGAATGGATTTATAATCGTTTAAATCGCGAAGAAGTAAATAATAATGAAGTTGAGGAAGGCGGAGATGCCAAGATTGTTAAGAAGCTAACAGTTGTAGGACTATGGTGCATTCAGTGGTATCCAGGAGACCGGCCCTCAATGAAAGCTGTGGTTCAAATGCTTGAGGGAGATGGAAAGACTTTGGCCATGCCCCCGAATCCCTTTTCTACCACCAGTCAGTCAATTACAAGGGGAAACATGGGTGGAAGGCATTTTAGCAGTGTGTTAGAGATCATTTCTGAATCCGATTGA
- the LOC131328544 gene encoding uncharacterized protein LOC131328544, with the protein MSSRRLLSDVYKTRTLLLVVVALFLSNCCAKTSPNCVSTCRNIHNISHPFRVKGDPENCGNKKYELECEQDRLVLNLFSSGNYYVHAINYNNYTIRLVDVGLQPGNCSSLPLYSLSDLNFTYYDEPYSLHHFDYFYGHFFRMQWNISVALWLDCEKPVKNSPLYMGLGSKTTCIENATSSSSSSLSSGDKRRYSYFLFGTNLRVSDVANQCEVDDIIMTTLRLPAYKSEANISFSDFHDKLEYGFEISWLSSICEQYPGRLAYCEIGSNYTATCHYYDPFSFLFSGNLSFRRA; encoded by the coding sequence atgTCTAGCAGAAGGCTTCTCTCCGATGTCTACAAAACCCGTACTCTTCTTCTCGTTGTTGTTGCCCTGTTTTTGAGTAACTGCTGTGCTAAAACAAGTCCCAATTGTGTCTCCACTTGTCGAAATATCCACAACATCAGTCACCCATTTCGAGTGAAAGGAGATCCAGAAAACTGCGGAAACAAGAAATACGAACTGGAATGCGAGCAAGATCGTCTTGTACTGAACTTGTTTTCCTCTGGAAATTACTACGTCCACGCAATCAACTACAACAACTATACAATCCGACTAGTGGATGTTGGCTTACAGCCGGGAAATtgctcctccctccctctttatTCTTTGTCGGATCTAAACTTTACTTATTACGATGAACCGTATTCCTTACATCACTTCGACTATTTTTATGGTCATTTTTTTCGAATGCAATGGAATATATCCGTAGCACTATGGTTAGATTGCGAAAAGCCAGTGAAAAATTCTCCATTGTACATGGGATTGGGCAGTAAAACTACTTGTAttgaaaatgcaacttcttcttcttcttcttcactctCCTCCGGGGACAAGAGGCGCTATTCTTACTTTTTGTTTGGGACTAACTTAAGAGTTTCAGATGTGGCGAATCAGTGCGAAGTAGATGACATAATCATGACAACGTTGCGCTTGCCAGCTTATAAAAGTGAAGCAAACATTTCCTTCTCGGATTTCCACGATAAATTGGAGTATGGGTTTGAGATTTCCTGGCTGTCCTCTATCTGTGAACAATACCCTGGAAGACTAGCCTATTGCGAAATTGGGTCTAATTACACTGCCACTTGCCACTACTACGATCCATTCTCATTTCTATTCTCAGGAAACTTGTCCTTTCGACGTGCGTAA
- the LOC131329951 gene encoding rust resistance kinase Lr10-like isoform X1 produces the protein MFIAGYILPELEIIGWILLARTSCGMLCLLAFLIYKFTRRHLSMFDTIEGFLQSQNNLMPIRYSHYEIKKMSRGFKDKLGEGGYGSVYKEKLRSGYVATIKILGKPKSNGQEFINEVATIGRIHHVNVVRLIGFCATRSKRALVYEFMPNGSLEKYLFSQEGNNSLSCKQMYDISVGVARGIEYLHQGCDMQILHFDIKPHNILLDENFNPKVSDFGLAKLYSTDNSMVSLTAARGTIGYMAPELFYKNIGRVSHKADVYSYGMLLMEMAGRRRNLNAFADHTSQIYFPSWIYDQFKEGKEIEMGEATDEEREMVRKMVITTLWCIQMSPSVRPSMNKVVEMLEGNIEALEMPPKPFLTPQEMPVEDQ, from the exons ATGTTTATTGCAGGGTACATCCTTCCGGAGCTCGAAATCATAG GATGGATCCTACTAGCAAGAACTTCATGTGGGATGTTATGCCTATTGGCATTTTTAATctataagtttacaagaagaCATTTATCAATGTTCGATACCATTGAAGGTTTTCTACAGAGTCAAAACAACCTGATGCCGATTAGATACTCGCACTACGAAATAAAGAAGATGAGCAGAGGTTTCAAGGACAAGTTGGGGGAAGGAGGCTATGGTTCTGTATACAAAGAAAAGCTCCGAAGCGGTTATGTCGCCACAATAAAGATTTTAGGAAAGCCCAAATCCAATGGCCAAGAATTCATCAATGAAGTTGCTACCATTGGAAGGATTCATCATGTCAATGTGGTTCGACTAATCGGATTTTGTGCTACGAGATCTAAACGAGCTCTTGTTTACGAATTCATGCCTAATGGCTCTCTtgagaaatacttattttctcaAGAAGGAAACAACTCCTTAAGTTGCAAGCAAATGTATGACATTTCTGTTGGAGTGGCACGTGGGATCGAATATTTGCACCAGGGTTGTGACATGCAAATCTTGCATTTTGACATCAAGCCTCACAACATTCTTTTAGATGAGAATTTCAATCCAAAAGTTTCGGACTTCGGGCTTGCAAAACTATATTCAACAGATAATAGCATGGTGTCTCTTACTGCAGCAAGAGGAACAATTGGCTACATGGCTCCAGAGTTGTTCTACAAAAATATTGGACGTGTTTCGCACAAAGCTGATGTTTATAGTTACGGGATGTTGTTGATGGAAATGGCAGGTAGGAGGAGGAACTTGAATGCATTTGCCGATCACACAAGCCAAATTTACTTTCCTTCGTGGATTTATGACCAATTCAAAGAAGGAAAGGAAATCGAAATGGGAGAAGCCACGGATGAGGAAAGGGAGATGGTGAGGAAGATGGTTATAACAACGCTATGGTGCATCCAAATGAGCCCTAGCGTTCGTCCTTCGATGAACAAAGTTGTTGAGATGCTTGAAGGAAACATTGAAGCTCTTGAAATGCCTCCCAAGCCTTTCTTAACTCCTCAAGAGATGCCAGTTGAAGATCAATGA
- the LOC131329951 gene encoding rust resistance kinase Lr10-like isoform X2, producing the protein MLCLLAFLIYKFTRRHLSMFDTIEGFLQSQNNLMPIRYSHYEIKKMSRGFKDKLGEGGYGSVYKEKLRSGYVATIKILGKPKSNGQEFINEVATIGRIHHVNVVRLIGFCATRSKRALVYEFMPNGSLEKYLFSQEGNNSLSCKQMYDISVGVARGIEYLHQGCDMQILHFDIKPHNILLDENFNPKVSDFGLAKLYSTDNSMVSLTAARGTIGYMAPELFYKNIGRVSHKADVYSYGMLLMEMAGRRRNLNAFADHTSQIYFPSWIYDQFKEGKEIEMGEATDEEREMVRKMVITTLWCIQMSPSVRPSMNKVVEMLEGNIEALEMPPKPFLTPQEMPVEDQ; encoded by the coding sequence ATGTTATGCCTATTGGCATTTTTAATctataagtttacaagaagaCATTTATCAATGTTCGATACCATTGAAGGTTTTCTACAGAGTCAAAACAACCTGATGCCGATTAGATACTCGCACTACGAAATAAAGAAGATGAGCAGAGGTTTCAAGGACAAGTTGGGGGAAGGAGGCTATGGTTCTGTATACAAAGAAAAGCTCCGAAGCGGTTATGTCGCCACAATAAAGATTTTAGGAAAGCCCAAATCCAATGGCCAAGAATTCATCAATGAAGTTGCTACCATTGGAAGGATTCATCATGTCAATGTGGTTCGACTAATCGGATTTTGTGCTACGAGATCTAAACGAGCTCTTGTTTACGAATTCATGCCTAATGGCTCTCTtgagaaatacttattttctcaAGAAGGAAACAACTCCTTAAGTTGCAAGCAAATGTATGACATTTCTGTTGGAGTGGCACGTGGGATCGAATATTTGCACCAGGGTTGTGACATGCAAATCTTGCATTTTGACATCAAGCCTCACAACATTCTTTTAGATGAGAATTTCAATCCAAAAGTTTCGGACTTCGGGCTTGCAAAACTATATTCAACAGATAATAGCATGGTGTCTCTTACTGCAGCAAGAGGAACAATTGGCTACATGGCTCCAGAGTTGTTCTACAAAAATATTGGACGTGTTTCGCACAAAGCTGATGTTTATAGTTACGGGATGTTGTTGATGGAAATGGCAGGTAGGAGGAGGAACTTGAATGCATTTGCCGATCACACAAGCCAAATTTACTTTCCTTCGTGGATTTATGACCAATTCAAAGAAGGAAAGGAAATCGAAATGGGAGAAGCCACGGATGAGGAAAGGGAGATGGTGAGGAAGATGGTTATAACAACGCTATGGTGCATCCAAATGAGCCCTAGCGTTCGTCCTTCGATGAACAAAGTTGTTGAGATGCTTGAAGGAAACATTGAAGCTCTTGAAATGCCTCCCAAGCCTTTCTTAACTCCTCAAGAGATGCCAGTTGAAGATCAATGA